A single region of the Bacteroides luhongzhouii genome encodes:
- a CDS encoding DUF3244 domain-containing protein — translation MKRLSIVLLFISISFMTMKANNLSERKAKCIVLKRWDYPQRTPISSPIEAILDEHSIEVRFLENVDNQVTFQVKDQQGNIIFQNIMVTPNEQETYKIDLKGYKAGHYELLYIEEDITFIGEFEIEHSIP, via the coding sequence ATGAAGAGATTAAGTATTGTACTATTATTTATTAGTATTTCATTCATGACAATGAAAGCTAACAATCTATCAGAGCGTAAAGCTAAGTGTATAGTTCTCAAAAGATGGGACTACCCACAAAGGACACCAATTTCTAGCCCGATAGAAGCCATCCTCGACGAACACTCTATTGAAGTTCGTTTTCTTGAAAACGTCGACAATCAAGTTACTTTCCAAGTAAAAGATCAGCAAGGAAATATCATATTCCAAAACATAATGGTAACTCCTAATGAGCAAGAAACTTATAAAATTGATTTAAAAGGTTACAAAGCCGGTCATTATGAACTTCTTTATATAGAAGAAGACATAACTTTCATTGGAGAGTTTGAAATAGAGCACTCAATACCATAA